The DNA segment tggtaaagcgttcgcttgatgcgcgatcgatctaggatcgatccctgtcagtagtCCCAATGATTAAACAACTAACATACTCCGTTAACCTTTATTCCCCAAATTCAAGATACTCCGAAAATGCTGTGTTGTTATGCatattacagccagtgctccacaactggtgtaacaaaggccatggtatgtactatcctgtctgtgggatgatgcatataaaagatcccttgctgctaatcgaaaagagtagtccatgaagtggcgacagcgggaattctctcttaatatctgtgtagtccttaaccatgtgtctgatgtcatataatcataaataaaaatgtgttgagtgcgtcgttatataaaaaacatttctttcattctttcaatGCCTGCATGTCTGCATTTGCACAAGCAACATACAAGCATGTGCACAGATATATACAAACCAATACAGGATTTAATCATATGCACAGACTCCTTTGAACAAGAAAAatttgaaggtttttttttcttctgtgttGTGTAATAATCTACAAATATTTTCTGTTACAGATGGTTAATTCAAAGTCTGAACTGTCATCATTGCTTACTTCACCATATGGCTTAGACAACAGAATACAGGAAAAGTCACATCCTTTTGAACCAAATAACAACAGCAGCCAGAAATTGAATAAACTGTTGACTTCTAGtgacagcaacaacaacaacaacaacagcagcagcagccatcCCAAGTTCTGGGGAATGGCGTCAATACTCAACAGAGCCACGCCCCTTATAGGCTATCCTGGAATGGGAACCAGTGTACTTAGTCAGTCACTTCCTGCCAGAATTAAGCCACCAACAGAAACCAAAATTCATTCTGCTTTTTTCAGAAATTGTAAGTTTATTTTGATCATTGTTGAAtctttattagtgtttttatttcacatgctataatgatgttttaaatgtgtgtgtgtgtgtgtatgtgtgtgtgtgtctgtgtgtgtgcgtgtgtgtgtggctgtgtgtgtggctgtgtgtgtgtggctgtgtgtgtgtgcgtgtgtgtgtgtgtccgtctgttctgtgtgtctgtgtctgtatgtgggtttttttttgtgtgtctctttgtgtgtgtgtgcacacgcacgtgtgtgtgtgtgtgtgtctgtgtgtgtgtgtgtgtgtgtgtgtgttatgacATGCTGACATGAACATCTATGGATGCAACTGTCAATGACCCCGAATacgtttatggtaggtgagacatttaatttcacagaattcttaaggtgtttttttaagCAGTCGCATTagctaaaattattaaaacatttgttgagaaaaatatgttgaaattaaCAAAgtcttctgttcttattttcaATAGTTAATCAGGACAGCGTGGATCTGGCATcggtgaataaaataatttacaacaCGACTGAAGTGAAAAACTTTCCGTCTTTCTTCCATCCATCTTGCTCTCATGACaacgatgataatgatgatgtcatatcCTGTTCGTCGTCCATGGACAGGTACTATGAAAGTAGGTCAGGAACACCCACCAGCCTTAGCATGGACCAAGGGGCGGCGAGTCAAATGGACAATGATGAAGATAACTCACAAGACAATCAGCTGGAGATTATCATAAAAGGGGAGACCACTCCCAATGGAAGTTTAAGTCCATATGGAAAGCAAGCAGCTAGAGAGGTGAtttggttttggggttttttttgttttttaatccatttatattatgaaatttgaaaacaaattgtgattttgtctgtaaaataaaaacataaagttCGGTTGGGAAAGATTTTGTAGTGAGTTTTAAATATGCAGTTGACACAGCActtataaagtttattttgttgaaagTAAAACATTGCCTTGTTATATGTTTTATATCCTTAATAACaggtaaaaataatgtattattttaaaaatatctattgtaaaatatttatgattattaaacatgttttcccTTTTctaacaacattttaatatatattattttaaaaatttaagacACCAAAACATTACTAAAATTtgctatattattttaaaggaaGATTGAGAGgggaaattttttaatttttcttcataaggccaaacaaaataaatttttggtcTGGTCGGCGTGCACGTCGATTTTGACCCACGCATACATCAACAttacccaccccccccccccccccccccctgcattATGACAATTTTTCCCGGGTTTTTCTTGCTGTGACGTAACACCACATTTGGAACCAAAATGTCATCGCGCGTGAACTAAgacgtgcattctgatttcaatcTAAAACATGCCCCTTGTTTCAGTATTAAATATACCCATCTTTTCTGTTAAAtccatgcttttaaaaaaacaaaaaaacaacctgcATCGTCGCATCACTTCTGGAGCTTTGGTTTGACCAGAAACAtccttttggggggggggggggggacctaaCACCTACTCACATTTTCCAATCAATTAGGCTATCAGATCTACATCACTATCATATCGTACTTAATGATATAAAAACTGCTCCTTTTTCTTAATTGAAATATAATGTTATCTAATTCAcaaaaactataataataacGAGTTTAAATTTTCTACAGGAGAAGCGGTCTGACAACACACACGACCAGGGTTCCCCCGACAGTACAGGGGGAGACAGTACAGGAACGGCCCCAGACCTAGCAACACCTGTGAAGAAGAAACGCAACTCGTATGCCGACTCACCTCACAAGTTGTCCTGTCCCTGCTGCCCCAGGTCATTCCCCTGGATTAGCTCCCTTAACAGACATCTCCTCACTCACACTGGTAAGTGATTCAGTTTCctttatattcattacaatgtTATGTTACATCATTGTTTGTGgatgatgttttttttgttcatagaGTAAACAAGATGGCTTGTTTTCTGTATTCATGTATTCGgggaatgtgtatatattagGTCAGTAGTTCAGTGGACTATCTAACACTATAGACTATTTTCTCTGTTAATTTTACTTGTTCTAATTACTAATATTACCTGttctaattattaattttacctgtcttaattattaattttacctgttctaattattaattttacctgtcttaattattaattttacctGTTCTAATGATTAATTTTACCTGTTCTAATTACTCATTTTACATGTTCTAATTACTCATTTTACCTCCTGTACTCATTTTatctgttataattattatttttacctgtcttaattattaattttacctgtcttaattattaattttacctGTTCTAATGATTAATTTTACCTGTTCTAATTACTCATTTTACATGTTCTAATTACTAATTTTACCTCCTGTACTCATTTTATCTgttctaattattatttttacctgtcttaattattaattttacctgtcttaattattaattttacctGTTCTAATTACTCATTTTACCTGTTCTAATTACTCATTTTACCTGTTCTGATTATTAATTTTACCTGTTCTAATTACTCATTTTACCTATTCTAATTACTCATTTTACCTGttctaattattaattttacctgtcttaattattaattttacctGTTCTAATTACTCATTTTACCTGTTCTAACGTGCTTGATATAACAGCCATGGTTAgattatcataataataataatatcagttaGTCAAAGTAGTATTATGAAAAAATTATTCAAGTAAATTCTATTTACCTAATTGTTTAATTTCAGGTCAAAAGCCATTCAAATGTCCTCGTTGCCCTGTGACTTTCTCAACGAAATCTAATCGCGAGCGACACTTAATCAGAAAACACGGAGTCAACATGCTGGACCCGGCTTCGCGCCAGACCATGGACCGACCGTACAAATGTCACCTGTGTGTCTTCAGTTCATTTGCCACTGAAAGTGAGTTGAAGCTTACACACTTCTTCACTAAGCAGACGTCTTCATAGTTTTGCTGATGTTGAATCTTTTTAAGAGACTGTCATCGCAAGATGTTGCCAACTAATAAAATCATttaacaaattacatatttaatatagttCCTTTTAAGAGTATTGAGTGtctgtgtattaaaaaaaaaaccaacatttaGACAAAAGTTGGTATATTATAAAACAGATCTGTATTTTTTTTCCTCATTGTAATTTAatcataattttgtttacattttggaTATTTTAAGCAAAATATTCATTTAGAGAAATGTCAGTAGAAGTATTATACTACAAATATGTATTATTGCAGTTAGTATTGCATTGCAATGTACTGTCTGATCTTGAAATCTTTCTAAGTAAACTCAAGTTATAATTTCAGAATTCCTGTTTTTAGAGTACTATTCTTTTCAGTTCCAAGGAATCATGGTTTTctcttaaatgttttttattgtaatataaaaatctataaatattaataattagcttatttaattaattaaataattaactttgtttgttgtttcaggTAACCTGTTGAAACACTATCAAGAGCGACACAAGGGAGAGAAGCCATCAGCCGAGAGTTACCTCAATTTAGAGTCGTCCCTCTCTTGTACTCTGTCTGACAATGAAGGTGCTGATGATTTTGACAACTCACAAACACCAGGGGGCAGCACTGGAACTAACGGCTCTGATGAAGAGGACTGTAAAGTATGTGTGATATGTTATGTGAAAAAATGtagttttcttttcatttattatccttgAGTCTCCTGGAGAGGACTATAAGTTTCGTCTCTGTCCATCTGTCGGTCTGTCTCACATGGAGCTTTCtcgatactgagctgaaattttgtctatagctttatcatatactggtacatatcaagtttgactttcatgatgatttacctatttttcaaGGAGTTATGGTCCTTAAACTCAAGagatacaaaaatatgtttggcCCGataggggatatgtattgctttagcaattttctcagaaatgcttgttATATTTTTTAGACCTCTGTTGAATaggaaacatatttttatctCTTTATTGTCacctgtaaaaaaataaataataatcttcaaataaataattatgagactgcaataattaaaaacccaatataatttacattttgttttccaatgTTGTATAAACTTCTAGCAAATATGTTGCATAAACTTCTAGCAAATATGTTTAGCAAATTACACTTCTTAAAATAAGTTTACAAACTTAGTCCAATtgttaatttagtttttcacTGATACAGTGTTCATTAGTAAGCAGTGGTTTTTGGTACCCACTGCCTGCTTACAACTGAACATCCTTCTGCATTCAGAAGATATACAATTTTCTTATAAACTCCTGCTTTCAAAGCTAATGaatatctttttgttttgtgtttgttgttggtggtgggggAATGAGTTTATTATCTGACAATGCCAAGGATAGAGATACTGTTGATATTGTCTTCTTCTTTCAGCTAATCGTTtcatattcattaattatttcagttaattttttcatatttcaACAATTATTTAAGATAATTGTTTCATATTTCACTAATTATTTCATAGGTTGATATTATTTTGactccttttaaaaaaaaatttattcacAGTCTGTTACCAACATGAAAGACCCAACAAACGAAACATTTCTCACCGATGGCTGCGACCGCATGGAAATAGATCTGAACGGCAATCATCCAGAATCCTTCGACGCAGACCCTAATAAACCCGACACCAAAATGGCCGCCGACATGAATGCCTCGCTGATGGAGGACGAAGAAGAGGATTCCCTCGACCTGGCCGAGTATTCCTCGGACTGGAAGAAGATGCAGATCAACCCGGAGCGCGACAACTACAACGTGGACAAGATCACCCAGTGCTGGAAGTGTGGGCTCGAGTTCCCGCTGAGGAAACTGCTCGTCCGCCACCTCAAGGACCACAACATCGACCTCCCGTTCAAGTGCTACCTGTGCGATGCCTCGTTCGAGAAACGGCAGGACTGTCTGCAGCACCAGGAGCGGTTCCACCCTCAGGACTGGATGGTGCTCAAGGAGAAGAATGGGGTTGATAGTTTGGATAGATTCTCGGTGCGTATGGACAAGTTGGTGGAGAAACATTGCCAGGGCGTTGTGGCGGCGCTGCAGGGACCGGAGAAACACGGTCCGGGTGGGGTGTTTGTGGCAGGAGAGGAGGACCGGGGGGAGAAGGGTGGGGCCAGGATGATGGaggatggactgatggatacGATGACGTCCGACTACCAGCAGCGGAAGGTCTATTGTTCGCTCTGCCCCAAGAGATTCTGGTCGTTGCAGGATCTTCGAAGACACATGCGGTCACACACAGGTTGGTGTTAATGATGAGAGATTGGTGGCTGCACGGTTGTTGTACACATCATTTTACTTACAAAGGACATGTTGTGTAACAATTGTCCATTGTGCAGATAGTGCGACATATGATCATATGTGTAGTAGTGTGTATTGTATTTGTGTAGGGTGTGTGAGTGTGGTGTttgcatgtatgtgtgcgtgttcactgtgtgtttgtgtgtgtagtttgtgtgtgtgtttgtgtgtgttatctgtgtgtatatagtatgtgtgtgtgtgtcaatctaattaaaattagctccactggttaattacctgtggatctaacagcaccccattggagctcatgtccagttgacctttcatttgaccaatcaaaaactTACTTGcaaaaatcatgccagtgatttgaaaagaatttgaaaacgtacgggattatgccaagggtatatgaaatgatttgggtgaattacgaagtacatgtatgccagaaactaatttcaatataaaatgttatataaaatttgtttcaagacgaaaagaaaaaaaaacggtgatggtatagccataaaatctgtttatattagtata comes from the Gigantopelta aegis isolate Gae_Host chromosome 14, Gae_host_genome, whole genome shotgun sequence genome and includes:
- the LOC121388487 gene encoding zinc finger protein 775-like, yielding MDRYYESRSGTPTSLSMDQGAASQMDNDEDNSQDNQLEIIIKGETTPNGSLSPYGKQAAREEKRSDNTHDQGSPDSTGGDSTGTAPDLATPVKKKRNSYADSPHKLSCPCCPRSFPWISSLNRHLLTHTGQKPFKCPRCPVTFSTKSNRERHLIRKHGVNMLDPASRQTMDRPYKCHLCVFSSFATESNLLKHYQERHKGEKPSAESYLNLESSLSCTLSDNEGADDFDNSQTPGGSTGTNGSDEEDCKSVTNMKDPTNETFLTDGCDRMEIDLNGNHPESFDADPNKPDTKMAADMNASLMEDEEEDSLDLAEYSSDWKKMQINPERDNYNVDKITQCWKCGLEFPLRKLLVRHLKDHNIDLPFKCYLCDASFEKRQDCLQHQERFHPQDWMVLKEKNGVDSLDRFSVRMDKLVEKHCQGVVAALQGPEKHGPGGVFVAGEEDRGEKGGARMMEDGLMDTMTSDYQQRKVYCSLCPKRFWSLQDLRRHMRSHTGERPFECDVCFKRFTLKHSMMRHRKKHLDSTTPPLSDDDDNTLNLDDNVGSLHGKTALRFHLTNQKKASDSHGQVIANSVSLLPSEDNDLLHNLLGVEVSAIDKMLNSTDSADSAAQMLGV